Proteins from one Gasterosteus aculeatus chromosome 11, fGasAcu3.hap1.1, whole genome shotgun sequence genomic window:
- the LOC120828115 gene encoding trinucleotide repeat-containing gene 6B protein isoform X1, which yields MEDKKKKKEDKKKRETSQKVPETKVKVPESATPSGSLPLATPGSVSPSPGPAAPPSPSPAAAGVSAQVPPGGGNNAKQRTAVANGQPSSSPSASQTSQQQRYMSREVPPRFRCQQDQKVLLKRGQPPLSSMLLGGGGGEGGAGGGSGWEAAPSLSSQGADDPNANTAGGADSNLGSSSASPPNSSSSSLCVAALSSSSSTTTSTYANSTWGAGSGSQSFSQGGGKVIVDGTDLGDWPSILGGADLSSDRAGGGMQEQDGPGNNNNNYSSASWSERNIQQKGGAAVGGRAGNTDNPSSPRSSPLSSSSLNECVQSSGGVWASSTPSQVEGGLGSAAFYNSKVSRLLPGPQESPVVGSSSSIVPGANFNPNVNPSAWPALVQAGTPSSASDGLPLHSSITSASSFSASTTLVTTHPLSSVNQTGLHQQHTGMAVGAQSGEQQQHLGNLGPELGSAGGARGAGPNQEGGEEVVCGLASVDGEGGGSLSGSSSSSSAASSSWRSMPSVSSDLCVGATQADGWGGGGTGAQGQEGSVWGFGGQGDKAGWGRGNDGSSNTPVVSQGAWEGGSSEVEWGGTAGGASLSNLAIGSGRGGDGSSSNSSSSGGIGGSVLQDSASPKFDTMTKAWDNQKGMESVDRTGGEWGGGEGQDGGPPSSSSGGGSKDGSGGGGSDNGHKQEKASTVTTSSEQTSNAEVALLGMLNRSDLDPRVLSNTGWGQTQIRQNVAWDLATKAGVRNRNERSASSSSAFSSATMNPTTSRGPGYPSNTTSVTSEPAVGSHATSVNPAAVAPRDGWDGGTATQSTGGPHGLGSTVRKPGKTEEDMEGHQGKAGGGWGDPPPENQGKGWATEEKKWGDHRGGGGGNWRDFGEQGGGWADGPEDKGTGGWKGTGRGEAGGWGGDRGQRDSVPGDGRSRGGSNSDEKGSSWGHLDEGGAQRGGWGGGDVGGGKPHQDWGSSKPHTAAAAPIPNSQVAPMKAQNQQQHQSQGQQPQGGPIQGGWNSRSNVGGGGPPSKNPNQSPGWSSGPIPQISGGGSDSLEPSGWEEPSPQSISRKMEIDDGTSAWGDPTRFKSKNVNLWDKKSASPGQSHGQQAPTPQQQPPSNQQPPRRQQGMQHGREPNPGSAAVGMWGGGAQSVDNGTATWGQSSDAAASWGDPDEPSKASGWGNPSPNSGKPGTKSMESWGAKGDSCVAASRHPSWDEEDDGGGGGGVWNSSVSHGNSASFSSGGWGQTHGGKRGNIKSGGGDSWMNPVSRQFSNMGLLGDDPSLDKKMEGDKRGMTDYNGEMRRGGRGGGGYRMPTSKDMGPVEMGPYGEKMGGHGVFVGSGGGMPQPRGMHQPGIHPMNPSQALRAQVPHQFLSAQVPGPMLKQMPSPGGSVGGVVGGGVGGVSGVGSVGGVGGGVFPPNQISPQQLAMLSNIYPHMQQFHLACQLLLQQQQQQQQLLQSQRKFPQPQPLRQQPDPQQLARIMAILQQQRQQGGVGGAAAGVSSKLSPSHLGGGLSKQPMVDPLTHPGMGGPLSDIHGKTQGMYSGLGGSLAGLELNPMMGGMKDTGGQQSRFKWMMEGHSSAPSPPDTSLHKNGPLPSVIKGRGGSPYSQYEMLGGDGLGIPPHGSTDNWHRTPGSKMGNKPTTSSWPPEFQPGVPWKGIQSSGDPESDPYMTPGSVLGSPGPQSLNDSDHQLLRDNIGPNPSLNTSLPSPGAWPYSASDSPLSNAHSTGKYSEYKPSWPPEPIGQNKLWKTNRNSSQLPRPPPGLTNQKQASPSPWGSGGPRLARSWGGGGMNQDSRFGPGSAWSDGAASRGSCWLLLSNLTPQIDGSTLRTICMQHGPLLTFHLGLTHGSALIRYSSRQEAAKAQGALHMCVLGNTTILAEFVSEEEVARYFAHSQAGGAEGASSGGSSAGGTQGSSGTGAAVASSGGSSPGNERAAAGTTSGGNGGGGGESGAAALGGARSSGSAWQSLDGTGSSSETSSAQGPGIGIFSQWSTNGAGEGGGVGGVDSARSGLWGGMTAGYPGSSLWGAPQMEERHQMDSPAALLPGDLLGGGADSI from the exons ATGgaagacaagaaaaagaagaaagaagataaaaagaaaagggaaacttCTCAGAAG GTGCCAGAAACGAAAGTCAAAG TGCCAGAATCAGCCACGCCCTCCGGTTCCCTGCCGCTCGCCACCCCAGGCTCAGTGTCCCCCAGCCCTGGCCCTgccgcccccccatcccccagtCCTGCTGCAGCCGGGGTTTCTGCACAAGTTCCTCCTGGTGGCGGGAACAATGCAAAGCAGCGGACTGCTGTGGCCAACGgacagccctcctcctccccctctgcaaGCCAGACCTCCCAGCAGCAGCGCTACATGTCCAGAGAGGTTCCACCGAGATTTCGCTGCCAGCAGGATCAGAAAGTGCTACTGAAGAGGGGCCAGCCGCCGCTGTCCTCCATGCTgctgggaggaggcggaggggaagGGGGCGCTGGAGGGGGTAGTGGCTGGGAAGCCGCCCCGTCTCTTTCCTCACAGGGAGCGGATGACCCCAATGCAAACACAGCTGGAGGCGCAG ATTCCAACCTTGGTTCATCCTCTGCTTCACCGCCCAACTCCTCCTCATCGTCATTATGTGTTGCTGCTCTGTCGTCATCGTCTTCTACTACTACTTCAACTTATGCAAATTCCACATGGGGGGCAGGCTCTGGCAGCCAGTCCTTTTCTCAGGGCGGCGGAAAGGTGATTGTTGATGGGACAGACCTGGGGGATTGGCCTAGCATCCTAGGAGGGGCCGACTTGAGTTCTGaccgagctggaggagggatGCAGGAGCAAGACGGCcctggcaacaacaacaacaactacagtagtGCCTCATGGAGTGAGAGAAACATCCAGCAGAAGGGAGGAGCAGCAGTAGGAGGCAGAGCAGGGAACACGGACAATCCTTCCTCACCTcgttcttctcctctttcctcttcctcgcttAATGAATGTGTTCAGTCGAGTGGTGGTGTGTGggcctcttccaccccctctcaggtggagggggggctgggATCAGCAGCATTTTACAATTCCAAAGTCTCCCGTCTTCTTCCTGGACCTCAGGAGAGCCCTGTggttggcagcagcagcagcattgttcCTGGTGCCAATTTCAACCCCAACGTGAACCCCTCCGCCTGGCCTGCCCTGGTGCAGGCTGGGACACCATCTTCGGCTAGCGACGGCCTTCCACTACACTCGTCCATTACTTCAGCTTCCTCGTTCTCTGCCAGCACTACTCTCGTCACCACTCACCCGCTTTCATCTGTGAATCAAACTGGTCTCCATCAGCAGCACACTGGCATGGCTGTGGGAGCACAAagtggagaacagcagcagcacttaGGAAACCTAGGACCAGAGTTGGGTTCAGCCGGGGGAGCAAGAGGAGCAGGACCAAATCAAGAAGGCGGCGAGGAGGTGGTCTGCGGGCTTGCAAGTGTtgatggagaaggaggtggcAGTCTTTCTGGCTCTTCATcgtcctcctctgctgcctcttCTTCTTGGAGGTCCATGCCTTCAGTGTCCTCTGACCTGTGTGTGGGTGCAACACAGGCGGATGggtggggtggaggagggactgGAGCTCAGGGGCAGGAGGGTAGTGTGTGGGGCTTTGGAGGCCAGGGTGACAAGGCTGGTTGGGGCAGGGGAAATGATGGTAGCTCAAATACCCCAGTGGTATCTCAGGGAGCGTGGGAAGGAGGCAGTTCAGAAGTGGAGTGGGGCGGCACAGCGGGAGGTGCAAGTTTGAGTAACTTAGCAATAGGAAGCGGtagaggaggagatgggagcagcagcaacagcagcagtagTGGAGGTATTGGTGGCAGCGTTTTGCAGGACTCTGCCTCACCAAAGTTTGACACTATGACAAAAGCTTGGGACAATCAGAAAGGGATGGAAAGTGTGGACAGAACAGGTGgggagtggggaggaggagaagggcagGATGGAGGTCCTCCATCGTCCTCTAGTGGAGGAGGGTCCAAAGATggaagtggtggaggagggagtgatAATGGACATAAGCAGGAGAAAGCGTCAACTGTAACCACAAGCTCTGAGCAGACCTCCAATGCTGAGGTGGCCTTACTCGGCATGCTCAATCGATCTGACCTGGACCCCAGGGTTCTCTCCAACACCGGCTGGGGGCAGACCCAGATTCGACAGAATGTGGCATGGGACCTGGCTACCAAAGCGGGAGTAAGAAACCGAAACGAACGAAGCGCTTCATCTTCCTCCGCGTTCTCCTCAGCGACCATGAACCCCACCACCAGTCGAGGCCCCGGCTACCCGTCGAACACCACTTCAGTGACGAGTGAGCCAGCGGTCGGCAGCCACGCGACCAGCGTGAACCCGGCCGCTGTCGCACCGAGGGATGGCTGGGATGGTGGTACTGCCACACAGTCCACCGGTGGTCCTCACGGTCTCGGTAGCACTGTAAGGAAGCCTGGGAAGACGGAAGAAGATATGGAGGGCCACCAGGGCAAGGCTGGTGGAGGGTGGGGCGATCCCCCACCCGAAAACCAGGGCAAAGGATGGGcgactgaagaaaaaaaatggggtgatcacaggggaggagggggagggaactGGAGAGACTTTGGAGAACAGGGTGGTGGGTGGGCAGATGGTCCGGAGGATAAAGGGACAGGGGGATGGAAGGGGACTGGAAGAGGAGAGGCTGGTGGTtggggaggagacagggggcAGAGGGACTCTGTACCTGGAGATGGGCGAAGCAGAGGGGGAAGCAACTCTGATGAGAAGGGCTCCTCCTGGGGTCATTTGGATGAAGGGGGAGCTCAGCGAGGAGGTTGGGGAGGGGGAGATGTGGGTGGAGGCAAACCCCACCAGGACTGGGGGAGTTCAAAGCcccacacagctgcagcagcaccgaTACCAAACAGCCAAGTGGCACCAATGAAAGCCCAAaatcaacagcagcaccaaTCACAGGGCCAACAGCCACAGGGGGGGCCCATTCAAGGAGGGTGGAACAGCCGGTCTAATGTGGGAGGTGGAGGTCCACCATCCAAGAATCCGAACCAAAGCCCAGGCTGGAGCTCCGGCCCGATCCCCCAAATCTCCGGGGGCGGGAGCGACTCCCTGGAGCCCAGCGGCTGGGAAGAACCCTCCCCTCAGTCCATCAGTCGCAAAATGGAAATCGACGATGGCACGTCAGCCTGGGGCGACCCAACCCGCTTCAAAAGCAAGAATGTGAATTTGTGGGACAAAAAAAGTGCTTCGCCCGGCCAAAGCCACGGTCAACAGGCtccaacaccacaacaacaaccgcCTTCCAACCAACAGCCACCTAGACGGCAGCAGGGGATGCAACACGGCAGGGAACCGAACCCTGGCAGTGCTGCAGTTG GCATGTGGGGAGGAGGCGCCCAGTCTGTGGATAACGGTACGGCTACTTGGGGCCAGTCGTCCGATGCAGCAGCAAGTTGGGGAGATCCAGATGAGCCCAGCAAGGCTTCTGGCTGGGGGAACCCTTCGCCCAACTCTGGGAAACCTG GCACCAAATCAATGGAGAGTTGGGGGGCGAAGGGAGACAGCTGCGTTGCCGCCTCTCGTCACCCGAGCTGGGACGAGGAAGATgatggcggcggcggaggaggagtcTGGAACAGCTCTGTCTCGCATGGGAACAGCGCTTCCTTCAGCTCCGGAGGCTGGGGTCAGACCCATGGAGGAAAGCGAGGAAACATCAAG AGTGGAGGAGGGGACAGCTGGATGAACCCAGTATCACGCCAGTTTTCCAACATGGGTCTTTTG GGGGATGACCCAAGTCTTGACAAAAAGATGGAAGGAGACAAGCGGGGAATGACTGACTATAACGGAGAGATgcggaggggaggaagaggtggaggaggttaCCGCATGCCTACTTCCAAAGACATGGGTCCTGTTGAAATGGGGCCCTACGGTGAAAAA ATGGGTGGCCATGGGGTGTTTGTTGGCAGTGGCGGAGGAATGCCTCAGCCTCGAGGGATGCACCAGCCGGGAATACATCCCATGAATCCCTCCCAGGCTTTACGTGCTCAAGTGCCTCATCAGTTCCTGTCTGCTCAG GTGCCGGGTCCGATGCTGAAGCAGATGCCCTCTCCTGGTGGCAGTGTGGGTGGAGTGGTCGGAGGTGGCGTTGGTGGTGTCAGTGGTGTTGGGAGTGTCGGAGGAGTTGGTGGAGGAGTCTTCCCTCCTAACCAGATTTCCCCGCAGCAACTCGCAATGCTCAGCAACATTTACCCCCACATGCAGCAGTTCCATCTG GCTTGTCAGCTTTTgcttcaacagcagcagcagcagcagcagctcctgcagagcCAGAGGAAGTTCCCCCAGCCTCAGCCTCTGAGGCAGCAGCCAGACCCGCAGCAG CTGGCAAGGATAATGGCaattctgcagcagcagaggcagcagggcggagttggaggagcagcagcaggagtgaGCTCAAAGCTTTCCCCATCTCACCTGGGAGGAGGCCTATCCAAACAGCCCATGGTGGACCCCCTCACACATCCTGGAATGGGGGGGCCCTTGTCAGACATTCATGGAAAAACGCAAGGGATGTACTCTG GGCTTGGTGGTAGCCTGGCAGGACTGGAGCTCAATCCCATGATGGGAGGGATGAAGGACACCGGAGGACAGCAATCCCGCTTCaaatggatgatggagggacacTCCTCGGCTCCTTCGCCGCCTGACACGTCCCTCCACAAGAACG GCCCCTTACCCAGTGTTATAAAAGGGAGGGGAGGATCACCTTATTCCCAGTATGAAATGCTGGGCGGTGACGGTTTGGGGATTCCCCCTCACGGTTCCACAGACAACTGGCACCGGACCCCTGGGAGTAAAATGGGGAACAAACCTACCACGTCCAGCTGGCCTCCAG AGTTCCAGCCCGGCGTTCCCTGGAAGGGAATCCAGAGCAGTGGCGACCCAGAGTCCGACCCTTACATGACCCCTGGTAGTGTTCTCGGCTCCCCGGGACCCCAGAGCCTCAATGACTCTGACCACCAGTTACTGCGGGACAACATAG GGCCAAACCCCTCCCTCAACACCTCGCTGCCTTCACCTGGTGCCTGGCCCTACAGTGCCTCAGACAGCCCCCTCAGCAATGCACACAGCACAg GAAAGTACTCTGAGTACAAACCCAGTTGGCCCCCAGAGCCCATCGGACAAAACAAGTTATGGAAGACCAATCGCAACAGCTCACAGCTgccacgcccccctcccggCTTAACTAATCAGAAGCAGGCCTCGCCCTCCCCATGGGGGAGTGGAGGCCCACGATTGGCCCGTAGCTGGGGAGGGGGTGGGATGAATCAGGACTCAAGATTTGGGCCAG gCTCAGCTTGGAGCGATGGCGCTGCCTCCCGAGGCAGCTGCTGGTTGCTGCTGAGCAACCTGACACCTCAA aTCGATGGCTCCACGCTGAGGACTATTTGCATGCAGCACGGCCCCCTGCTGACCTTTCACCTCGGCCTGACGCACGGCAGCGCTCTGATCCGCTATAGCAGTCGACAGGAAGCAGCCAAGGCCCAGGGTGCACTGCACAT GTGCGTTCTGGGCAACACCACCATCCTGGCGGAGTTTGTGAGCGAGGAAGAAGTTGCTCGCTATTTTGCACATTCCCAGGCCGGAGGGGCAGAGGGCGCCAGCTCAGGAGGGTCATCAGCCGGTGGGACGCAGGGTTCTTCCGGGACGGGCGCGGCTGTGGCCAGCAGTGGAGGCAGCTCCCCTGGGAATGAGCGGGCAGCGGCGGGCACCACTTCAGGTGGAAacgggggcggaggaggggaaAGTGGAGCAGCGGCCCTGGGCGGCGCCAGGTCCTCCGGCTCTGCCTGGCAGAGTCTCGACGGTACAGGCAGTTCTTCAGAAACCTCTTCAGCCCAAGGACCCGGCATAGGGATATTTTCCCAGTGGAGCACCAACGGGGCAGGGGAGGGCGGCGGTGTTGGGGGAGTAGACTCTGCGAGGTCTGGGCTGTGGGGGGGCATGACTGCAGGATACCCCGGCAGCAGCCTGTGGGGAGCACCACAAATGGAGGAAAGGCACCAAATGGACAGCCCTGCCGCATTGTTGCCTGGCGACCTGCTGGGGGGAGGAGCTGACTCCATCTGA